One window from the genome of Papilio machaon chromosome 6, ilPapMach1.1, whole genome shotgun sequence encodes:
- the LOC106721347 gene encoding DNA polymerase epsilon subunit 4, translating into MMDESHLTELNMSEEVYDTDQFFTTDNQNSENFDSNLELNSEQLEHVDEKQTEAVIEKKTPPQRNETTRTKLPIARIRNIMRMDPDVSIVHSDAVFLVTKATELFLETMAKEAHTYMSLNKRKTIAKKDLDHVINNVDCLCFLEGAMDF; encoded by the exons ATGATGGACGAAAGTCATTTAACCGAGTTAAACATGTCCGAAGAAGTGTACGATACAGACCAATTTTTTACTACCGATAACCAAAACTCTGAAAACTTTGATAgcaatttagaattaaattcgGAACAGTTAGAACATGTTGACGAGAAACAAACAGAAGCTGTTATAGAAAAGAAAACTCCACCGCAGAGGAATGAAACAACGCGTACAAAGTTACCAATTGCAAggataagaaatataatgaGAATGGATCCAGATGTGAGCATCGTACATAGTGATGCTGTATTTTTAGTTACAAAAGCAACC GAGTTATTTTTGGAAACAATGGCAAAAGAAGCACACACATATATGTCACTAAACAAAAGGAAAACTATTGCCAAGAAAGATTTAGACCATGTCATCAACAATGTAGATTGCTTGTGCTTCCTTGAAGGTGCAATGGACTTCTGA